Below is a genomic region from Acetobacter ghanensis.
CCTGCACCGGGTCCTTGGGCACATCAAAACGTTCCAGCAGATCGGCTGGCAGATACAGGCGGCCACGTGCTGCATCCTCAGGAATATCCCGCAGGATATTGGTGATCTGCAAAGCCCGTCCCAGATGATAGGCAACGCGGTCGCCATTGTCTGAGCTGTCACCAAAAATGCGGACGGACAGGCGACCAACGGCGGAAGCCACCCGGTCACAGTACAGGTCCAGCGTTTTTTCGTCCGGTGCAACGAGGGCTGTCTGGGTGTCCATCAACATGCCGTCGATCACGGCATCAAAATCTGCCTGCTGCAGGGAAAAGAAGTTGATGGCGGCTAACAGCACACGGTCCAGAGCTTCAACCGGGGGAAAAGCCCGTTCCGCATACAGTTCGGCAATGCGCTGGTGCCAGTCTTCCAGTCCTTTGGTGCGTTCGGCCAGAGGCGTGTTGCCGTCTGCAATATCGTCCACCACGCGGCAGAACGCGTAGATGGCGTACATGCCGTAACGCCGCATGGGTGGCAGAATACGCATGCCAGCTGCAAAGGAGGTGCCCGCCTGTTTGACGGTGCTTTCCACCCAGGCAAGATCAGCAGGATCGCATCCGAGCGGGGTCGGTTTGTCGTGCATCTGGATGTTTACGGCTGTCACGCGCTTTTCACCTGTTTATTCGTCAAGATTGAAGAGAACGGATATCTTTTTACAGAACTTTCACCGTTCGGGAAGGTCATGCCCATGCCCGCAGGGCCGCAATGGCTGCATGTATGGCGTCCGTCCGGCGCAGGGCAACGCGTCCGGCCAGCGGGTCTTCGCGCCGCAGACGTTGGGTCAGGCTGAGGGCCAGGTCCACAATAGCAGCGCATTCCATACGGAAGCGGCGGTCACGAATATGTGCGGGCAGAGCGCGGGCCTGCTGGTTAAGTGAATCCACGCCGTCCAGCAAGGTATTGAAAACCCGGCGCATGGCGGGGCTGGTCCGGCCATCCAGCAGGTCGTTCGCCTGTGTGCCAGCCAGTTGCATGAGGTCGGAGGGAATGTAGCAGCGTTTGAGGCGCTCAAGGTCTTTGGCGCAGTCTTGGAGGTGGTTCAGAATCTGCAAGGAGGTGCACAGCGCGTCCGATGGGCCAAACGCGGCAGGGTCTTCGCCATGCAGGCAGATCAGAAAGCGGCCGACCGGGTTGGCGGAATATTTGCAGTAATGCAGCAGGTCGTCCCATGTGCGGTATTCATGCCCACGGGAATCATCACGGAAAGCGATCAGCAGGTCGGTGGCGGTTTCAAACGGCACCCCTGTTTGCAGCAGCGTGGCACGCAGGCGGGCTGCACTTAGCGCATCAGCCCGGTTAATGGCGCTGCGCTGCCCACGCAGCACGTCTTCCATGGCGTCCAGCCGGATGATCTTGTCTTCGGCCGAGAGGGTCTCGCAGTCTGCAATATCATCAATGACGCGGGCATAGTCATAATAGGCATGTACATGCGGGCGGAGCTTGCGGCTGAGCAGCAGGGAACCAACGGGAAAGTTCTCGTCAGAAGCACCCTTGCCGGATGAAACGTCTGCTTTTCCCCAGATGCGTGTATCGTCTGTCATGCCATGCCGTTGCTCAAATCAAAGGGACCCTAAGGGCAGCCTGTGTTTACATGAGGCCGCCGACCATGCCTATCCCTTAATCCGGAGGGCGGGTGGAGGCAAAAGGTCTTACCGCCCCGGAACCTGCATTTTCTGTTCAGGTTGAGAGGGCGTGACGCGCCCGCTGTTGGGGATTGCCTCGGTATAGGCCCGGTCCTTCCATACCACGCCACGTCCGCGGTGGTGGTTAAGTGCGGAGCCGATTGTGGCGGCTGTGTAAAACCCTGCAATCAGCGGTAGTCCCAGTGCCCAGAGGGGCGAAAGCCGAAAACGCCGGAGCGTGGGTAAAAAGGACAGGGTGGAAACCAGCCATACGGCAACTCCGATCCACTGCGCCGCGCCATGCGCAAACAGGGCCAGTGCAATAGGGGCAACCCAGACCACCAGCATGGCCAGCACGGTCAGCACCAGCAGAAGAGGCGAGAAGTTGAGCTGCACATAGGCGGTGCGCGCAATCATGCGCCAGATATCGGCGGCTGTGGGGTAAGGGCGGATGGAGCGGGCCAGACAGGAGTGACCAAGGTAAAGCTGCCCCCCGGCCTGCTTGACGCATGAGGCCAGTGTGCAGTCATCAATCAATGCGCCCTTAAGCGCCTGAATACCCCCGATCTGGCGGAGCATATCGCGCCGGAGCAGAATGGTGCCTCCTGCTGCTCCGGCTGTTTTGTCCTTGGGGTTGTTAACCTTGGCAAAGGGGTACAGCAGCGTAAAAAAGAACACAAAGGCGGGCACCAGCGCCCGTTCTGCCAGTGTCTCGCACTGCAGTTCCACCATTTCAGACACCATGTGCAGGCGGTCCGCCTGTGCTTTGGCAACAAGGGTGGAAATGTGTGCCGGAGCATGGATGATGTCAGCATCGGTCAGGAACATGTAGCCGCTGCCGTGCGGTGTTTGCCGTTCCGCTTCGTCCACACCTTGCGCCACGGCCCAGAGTTTGCCGCTCCAGCCCGGTTCGGGGTTGGCCCCATCCAGCACGGTCAGGCGGTTGTGGGGGTCGGGTAGAGCTCTGGCCAGTGCGCCTGTGGCATCCGTGCTGCGGTCATTGACCAGAATGACCGAGAGCTTGCCTGGGTAGTCCTGTTGCAAAAGTGACCCCAGAGCCACTTCAATGGATTCCGCCTCATCTCGGGCGGGAACAACCACGGTCACACCGGGGGCAATGTCGGCTGGAGCCTCTGCCATGCTGGCAGGCTGGAGGATTGGGCCTGCCTGCCAGAAGTATCCGTGGCAGAAAATCAGACCTGCCCAGATTATGGCGCACAAAATAGCCAGAGCCAGAATCATGACGGGCAGCTCTCCTATTTCAGCATACCGTTGTTACGGAACCATGTAATGGCGTCTTCCACCGCCTTGCGGGCCGGGCGGGGAGCGTAGCCCAGTTCATGAATGGCTTTTTCCGATGAGAAGAACATTTTTTTGCGGGACATGGCGAGCATCTCCCGCGTGACGCGGGGTGAAAAGCCAAACGCGCGGGACAGCCACTCGGACGCAATGGCTACGGGCCAGATGACCTCCTGCGGTAGGCGGATTTTAGGCGGGGGAACATGTGCGATTTCGGACACCATGGCAAACAGGTCCCGCAGCAGGTAGTTCTCGCCCCCCAGAATATATTTTTCGCCAATTCTGCCGCGTTCCAGAGCCAGTGCATGGCCTTCCGCCACGTCATCCACATGCACAATATTGACGCCCGTATCCACATAGGCGGGCATACGCCCTGCCGCGCAGTCCAGAATCATCTGGCCGGTCGGGGTGGGTTTAATGTCGCGCGGGCCAACGGGGGTGGAGGGGTTAACAATGACGGCAGGCAGCTTTTGGTCCCGTACCAGTTGCAGGACTTCCTGTTCGGCCCGGTATTTGGAGCGTTTGTAAATGCCAATGACGGCATGTTCTTCCACCGGCGTGTTTTCGTCCGAAATGGTGCCATCCCCAATCAGCCCAAGAGCCGCTACAGAGGAGCAATAGACAATCCGCTCCACGCCTGCCTTCTGGGCTGCCAGCATAAGCAGGCGCGTGCCTTCCACGTTGGCGGTCATCATGGGGGCGGGGTCAGGCACCCAGAGCCGGTAGTCGGCTGCGACATGAAAAACATACCGGCATCCTTCCACCGCACGCGCAAATGTGTCCGGCCGGGAGAGGTCGCCCTCTACCAGTTCGGCTGGAATGTCGGCAATGTTCGTACGGTCGCTTCCTTCTCGCACCATCAGGCGCAGGGAATGGCCGCGTTCCAGCAGTGTGCGAGCCACGGCGGAACCGACAAAACCAGTTGCGCCGGTTATGAGCGTATGAGCAGTCATGAAGGATGCGCTCCCGGTAGAAGGCTGAAGAAAACAGGTGTTGGGCGTTAATCCCGAACGGCTGGTCTGTTTCTTTATCCTGACACCCGAGGTGGCGCCAGACCCCGTGGTAGTGTAAGGGGGCGGAACATTCACACATGCGCCCGGTCGGGCTTCAATCGTGCCCACGGGCTCGACGGAGCCGCGAGCGTAACAGGCGGACAGAGCTGAGGCCTTGAAGAAGCTTACGGTTTTTCTCACTTTTCTGGGGCTCGTGGTCGTTACGGCAGCAATGGCGTGGAGCGGTTTCGATTCCGTTTTGCACGCTGTTATGCGTATTGGTCTGGGCGGCTTTCTGCTTATGGTATGCTGCCAGTTGGCCGTGGACGGCGTTCTGGGCGTAGCGTGGCACGCTGCTTTTCCAGAAATTGGTTACGTGCGTCTGCTGCTGGCCCGCATGGTGCGGGATGCTGCTGCAACCTGCCTGCCATTCTCGCAGGTGGGCGGAATTGTCATTGGCATTCGTGCCACCTGCTCTGGCCACGGCGTACATCGTGCGACTGACCGTGAGGTGGAACTGCCAGAGGCGGCCTGCGCCAACCTTGTGGATATTACAACAGAGGTCATGGGGCAGGTGGCGTTTGTGCTGCTGGCTGTGGCCTGTCTGGTAGCGCACCAGCGTTCCAGCCCGTTTGTGGTGCCAGTAGTTGGGGGGACCCTGTTCCTTATTGCCGGGACCGCAGGCTTTATCTGGACGCAGACGCATGGCGGCAACCTGTTCCGCAAATTTGGGGGCATGTTTACCCGCAGTCTGGCTACGCAGTGGCGGGACAGCATTCTGGCGGGTGCGGACAACCTTCAGGAACGTATGGAAGCCGCATGGAGCCGCCCGTGGCATATTTGCCGCTCGGCCAGCTACCACCTGCTGGGGTGGCTGGGGAGCGCTGGCATGTTGTGGCTGACGGCGCGTTTTCTGGGCGCGCATCTGACCTTCCCCGGCGCTGTGGCGGTAGAGGGCGTGACCTGCGCCATTATGTCGGTCGGGTTTCTGGTGCCCGG
It encodes:
- the hpnD gene encoding presqualene diphosphate synthase HpnD, with amino-acid sequence MHDKPTPLGCDPADLAWVESTVKQAGTSFAAGMRILPPMRRYGMYAIYAFCRVVDDIADGNTPLAERTKGLEDWHQRIAELYAERAFPPVEALDRVLLAAINFFSLQQADFDAVIDGMLMDTQTALVAPDEKTLDLYCDRVASAVGRLSVRIFGDSSDNGDRVAYHLGRALQITNILRDIPEDAARGRLYLPADLLERFDVPKDPVQALYAPGLEQVARVMAARAQDHFRTAFATMKICQPRSMLAARIMGASYESILKALCKRGWGAAVLRDRPHTSLLGKAKWFALSYTS
- the hpnC gene encoding squalene synthase HpnC, translated to MTDDTRIWGKADVSSGKGASDENFPVGSLLLSRKLRPHVHAYYDYARVIDDIADCETLSAEDKIIRLDAMEDVLRGQRSAINRADALSAARLRATLLQTGVPFETATDLLIAFRDDSRGHEYRTWDDLLHYCKYSANPVGRFLICLHGEDPAAFGPSDALCTSLQILNHLQDCAKDLERLKRCYIPSDLMQLAGTQANDLLDGRTSPAMRRVFNTLLDGVDSLNQQARALPAHIRDRRFRMECAAIVDLALSLTQRLRREDPLAGRVALRRTDAIHAAIAALRAWA
- a CDS encoding glycosyltransferase, coding for MILALAILCAIIWAGLIFCHGYFWQAGPILQPASMAEAPADIAPGVTVVVPARDEAESIEVALGSLLQQDYPGKLSVILVNDRSTDATGALARALPDPHNRLTVLDGANPEPGWSGKLWAVAQGVDEAERQTPHGSGYMFLTDADIIHAPAHISTLVAKAQADRLHMVSEMVELQCETLAERALVPAFVFFFTLLYPFAKVNNPKDKTAGAAGGTILLRRDMLRQIGGIQALKGALIDDCTLASCVKQAGGQLYLGHSCLARSIRPYPTAADIWRMIARTAYVQLNFSPLLLVLTVLAMLVVWVAPIALALFAHGAAQWIGVAVWLVSTLSFLPTLRRFRLSPLWALGLPLIAGFYTAATIGSALNHHRGRGVVWKDRAYTEAIPNSGRVTPSQPEQKMQVPGR
- the hpnA gene encoding hopanoid-associated sugar epimerase, producing the protein MTAHTLITGATGFVGSAVARTLLERGHSLRLMVREGSDRTNIADIPAELVEGDLSRPDTFARAVEGCRYVFHVAADYRLWVPDPAPMMTANVEGTRLLMLAAQKAGVERIVYCSSVAALGLIGDGTISDENTPVEEHAVIGIYKRSKYRAEQEVLQLVRDQKLPAVIVNPSTPVGPRDIKPTPTGQMILDCAAGRMPAYVDTGVNIVHVDDVAEGHALALERGRIGEKYILGGENYLLRDLFAMVSEIAHVPPPKIRLPQEVIWPVAIASEWLSRAFGFSPRVTREMLAMSRKKMFFSSEKAIHELGYAPRPARKAVEDAITWFRNNGMLK
- a CDS encoding lysylphosphatidylglycerol synthase domain-containing protein encodes the protein MKKLTVFLTFLGLVVVTAAMAWSGFDSVLHAVMRIGLGGFLLMVCCQLAVDGVLGVAWHAAFPEIGYVRLLLARMVRDAAATCLPFSQVGGIVIGIRATCSGHGVHRATDREVELPEAACANLVDITTEVMGQVAFVLLAVACLVAHQRSSPFVVPVVGGTLFLIAGTAGFIWTQTHGGNLFRKFGGMFTRSLATQWRDSILAGADNLQERMEAAWSRPWHICRSASYHLLGWLGSAGMLWLTARFLGAHLTFPGAVAVEGVTCAIMSVGFLVPGSLGVQEGAYMALGHAFGIDPSVSLGISLLRRGREITIGIPVLLLWQFMEMRGLRRNGSSQPAAGKGEAMYSASSNAVKDS